A section of the Mycolicibacterium anyangense genome encodes:
- a CDS encoding type IV toxin-antitoxin system AbiEi family antitoxin, giving the protein MIEPFVGSEAVVAGELAKSDLRSRRYSRLFPNVYVVATADLDPRLQARAGWLWSGREAVVAGRSAAAVFGAQWIDRQTPVDLIHHNRNRLPGIAVRGDRLADDELMVVDGMAVTTPVRTALDLACWYPRVTALAVLDDLARASQFDTGEVLALIERYPGRRGIRQARSILNLVDRGAQSPRETWLRVLLVDAGLPIPTTQIPVHDEFGQLVGYLDMGWEDVKVAAEYDGEQHRKDRRQYTWDVRRLEALERLGWIVIRVVAGDRPIDIIRRVREAIARRASQVSDVRHSA; this is encoded by the coding sequence ATGATCGAGCCTTTCGTAGGGAGCGAGGCCGTGGTCGCTGGGGAGCTCGCCAAGAGTGATCTGCGTAGCCGTCGGTACAGCCGACTCTTTCCAAACGTGTATGTGGTAGCGACTGCAGATCTGGATCCTCGTCTCCAAGCACGCGCAGGATGGTTGTGGTCGGGGCGCGAAGCGGTCGTGGCGGGGCGGTCGGCCGCAGCAGTGTTCGGCGCGCAATGGATCGACCGGCAGACCCCGGTCGACCTCATCCACCACAACCGCAACAGACTGCCCGGCATCGCTGTCCGGGGCGACCGTCTCGCCGACGATGAGCTCATGGTCGTCGACGGTATGGCTGTCACAACGCCCGTACGTACCGCACTCGACCTAGCGTGTTGGTATCCACGGGTAACCGCCTTAGCAGTTCTCGACGACCTTGCCCGTGCCTCGCAATTCGACACCGGTGAGGTACTCGCGCTGATCGAAAGATATCCAGGTCGCAGGGGTATTCGACAAGCCCGCAGTATTCTGAATCTGGTTGACCGCGGGGCTCAGTCGCCCAGGGAGACGTGGCTGCGTGTACTCCTCGTGGATGCCGGCCTGCCGATTCCTACGACGCAGATTCCGGTCCACGACGAATTCGGCCAATTGGTGGGCTATCTCGACATGGGATGGGAAGACGTCAAGGTCGCCGCCGAGTACGACGGTGAACAACATCGCAAAGATCGTCGCCAGTACACCTGGGACGTCCGCCGGCTGGAAGCACTCGAACGGCTCGGCTGGATCGTGATCAGGGTGGTCGCCGGCGATAGGCCAATCGACATCATCCGCCGCGTGCGGGAGGCAATCGCCCGCCGAGCGTCACAGGTGAGTGACGTTCGGCACTCAGCGTGA
- a CDS encoding lipid-transfer protein, with amino-acid sequence MPGELSGKAAIAGIGATDFSKNSGRSELRLAAEAVLDALDDAGLTPADVDGMVTFTMDSNTEVAVARATGIGDLKFFSKIHHGGGAACATVQQAAIAVATGVADCVVAYRAFNERSGMRFGQVQLRLIQGADSTSVDNSFSYPHGLSTPAAQVAMIAKRYMHLSGATSRDFGAISVADRKHAANNPKAYFYGKPITIEEHQESRWIAEPLRLLDCCQETDGGVAIVVVSAERARDLKHRPAIIEGAAQGSSPNQYSMVSYYRPELDGLPEMGLVGKQLWAQSGLEPTDIQTAILYDHFTPFTLIQLEELGFCGWGEAKDFIADGAIELGGRLPINTHGGQLGEAYIHGMNGIAEGVRQLRGTSVNQVPDVEHVLVTAGTGVPTSGLILG; translated from the coding sequence ATGCCCGGTGAGCTTTCGGGGAAGGCGGCTATCGCGGGGATCGGTGCCACGGACTTCTCCAAGAATTCCGGGCGCAGTGAACTTCGGCTGGCCGCCGAAGCGGTGCTGGACGCGCTCGACGACGCGGGGCTGACCCCCGCCGACGTCGACGGCATGGTGACGTTCACCATGGATTCCAACACCGAGGTGGCCGTTGCACGGGCGACCGGAATCGGGGACTTGAAGTTCTTCTCCAAGATCCACCACGGTGGCGGCGCGGCGTGCGCGACGGTGCAGCAGGCCGCGATCGCGGTGGCCACCGGTGTCGCTGATTGTGTTGTGGCATACCGCGCGTTCAACGAGCGATCGGGGATGCGGTTCGGTCAGGTGCAGCTGCGGCTGATCCAGGGCGCGGACTCCACGAGTGTGGACAACTCGTTCTCCTACCCGCACGGGCTGTCCACCCCGGCGGCGCAGGTCGCGATGATCGCCAAGCGCTACATGCACCTTTCCGGTGCGACCAGCCGGGACTTCGGTGCGATCTCGGTGGCCGACCGCAAGCACGCCGCCAACAATCCGAAGGCGTACTTCTACGGCAAGCCGATCACCATCGAGGAGCATCAGGAATCGCGATGGATCGCCGAGCCGCTGCGGCTGCTGGACTGCTGCCAGGAGACCGACGGCGGGGTGGCGATCGTCGTGGTCTCCGCCGAGAGAGCACGCGATCTCAAGCACCGTCCGGCCATCATCGAGGGCGCGGCACAGGGGTCGAGCCCCAACCAGTATTCGATGGTCAGCTACTACCGTCCGGAGTTGGACGGCCTGCCGGAAATGGGTCTGGTCGGCAAGCAGCTGTGGGCGCAGTCGGGTCTCGAGCCGACCGACATCCAGACCGCGATCCTCTACGACCACTTCACCCCCTTCACGCTGATTCAGTTGGAGGAGTTGGGATTCTGCGGCTGGGGTGAGGCCAAGGACTTCATTGCCGACGGTGCCATCGAACTCGGTGGACGGCTGCCGATCAACACCCATGGTGGACAGCTGGGCGAGGCCTACATCCACGGGATGAACGGCATCGCCGAAGGTGTGCGGCAGCTGCGCGGCACTTCGGTCAACCAGGTGCCCGACGTCGAGCACGTGCTCGTCACCGCCGGCACCGGCGTGCCCACTTCGGGCCTGATTCTCGGCTAG
- a CDS encoding MaoC family dehydratase, whose product MGARRMSVEVGTKLPELALYGDPTFIVSTAIATRDYQDVHHDRDKAQAKGSKDIFVNILTDTGLVQRYITDWAGPNAIIKTIGLRLGVPWYAYDTVTFKGEVTAVDDGLITVKVVGSNSLGDHVIATSTLTIGGDA is encoded by the coding sequence ATGGGAGCCCGACGCATGAGTGTTGAGGTGGGCACCAAGCTGCCCGAACTGGCCCTCTACGGTGATCCCACGTTCATCGTGTCCACCGCCATCGCCACCCGGGACTACCAGGACGTCCACCACGACCGGGACAAGGCGCAGGCCAAGGGCTCCAAGGATATCTTCGTCAACATCCTCACCGACACGGGTTTGGTGCAGCGCTACATCACCGACTGGGCGGGACCGAACGCGATCATCAAGACGATCGGTCTGCGTCTGGGGGTGCCGTGGTACGCCTATGACACGGTGACGTTCAAGGGTGAGGTGACCGCTGTCGACGACGGTCTGATCACGGTGAAAGTCGTTGGGAGCAATAGTCTCGGCGACCATGTGATCGCGACCTCGACGCTGACGATCGGAGGAGACGCCTGA
- a CDS encoding bifunctional MaoC family dehydratase N-terminal/OB-fold nucleic acid binding domain-containing protein — translation MSAIDDIRAAAEKVKADGKSKPRVGRHPVNQPMIDHWLDALGDKNPIYVDEAAAKEAGHPGTVAPPAMIQVWTMMGLGGVRPDDDPLGKIITLFDEAGYIGVVATNCEQTYHRYLRPGEEVSVSAELTDVVGPKTTALGEGFFITQKITWYSGDDQKEPVAEMMWRIMKFIPADKGSSAPSSVPEDLDPAFMMRPAPSKDTQFFWDGVNAHELRLQQRPDGTLQHPPVPALWADKDAPTDYVVASGKGTVFSFVVHHAPKVPGRTVPFVIALVELEEGVRMLGELRNVDHSTVQIGMPVHATYIDFPAGDDGPAWTLYAWEPDA, via the coding sequence ATGAGTGCTATCGATGACATCCGCGCTGCTGCGGAGAAGGTGAAGGCTGACGGCAAGAGCAAGCCGCGCGTCGGCCGTCATCCGGTGAACCAGCCGATGATCGACCACTGGCTGGATGCCCTCGGCGACAAGAACCCGATCTACGTCGACGAGGCGGCAGCCAAGGAGGCGGGCCATCCCGGCACCGTTGCGCCGCCGGCGATGATCCAGGTCTGGACCATGATGGGCCTCGGCGGGGTGCGCCCCGACGACGACCCGCTGGGCAAGATCATCACGCTGTTCGACGAGGCCGGGTACATCGGTGTGGTCGCCACGAATTGCGAGCAGACCTATCACCGTTACCTGCGTCCCGGCGAAGAGGTCAGTGTCAGTGCAGAACTGACCGACGTGGTCGGGCCGAAGACGACGGCGCTCGGCGAGGGGTTCTTCATCACGCAGAAGATCACCTGGTACAGCGGCGACGACCAGAAAGAACCTGTCGCCGAAATGATGTGGCGCATCATGAAGTTCATTCCTGCCGACAAGGGATCATCGGCACCGTCGTCCGTCCCGGAGGACCTGGACCCGGCGTTCATGATGCGGCCAGCGCCGTCTAAGGACACCCAGTTTTTCTGGGACGGTGTGAACGCACACGAGCTACGGCTGCAGCAGCGTCCGGACGGGACGCTGCAGCACCCACCGGTTCCCGCACTGTGGGCCGACAAAGATGCTCCGACGGACTACGTCGTCGCCAGCGGCAAGGGCACGGTGTTCAGCTTCGTGGTGCACCACGCACCCAAGGTGCCCGGTCGCACGGTGCCATTCGTGATCGCGCTCGTCGAACTCGAGGAGGGCGTGCGCATGCTCGGCGAGTTGCGCAACGTCGACCACTCGACGGTGCAGATCGGAATGCCGGTTCACGCAACGTATATCGACTTCCCCGCTGGTGACGATGGGCCGGCGTGGACCCTGTATGCATGGGAGCCCGACGCATGA
- the fadE29 gene encoding acyl-CoA dehydrogenase FadE29: MFIELTPEQRQLQAELRQYFANLISPEERAEMEVDRHGKAYRAIIKRMGSDGKLGVGWPKEFGGHGFGPVEQSIFVNEAARADVPLPAVTLQTVGPTLQVYGTEAQKKKFLPAILAGEVHFAIGYSEPEAGTDLASLRTSAVRHGDEYIVNGQKIWTTGGHDADYVWLACRTDPDAVKHKGISILIVDTTDPGYSWTPIILSDGAHHTNATYYNDVRVPADMLVGEENAGWRLITTQLNHERVMLGPAGRIAGIYDRVHEWASKPGGNGVTPLDHDDVRRLLGEIKAIWRINELLNWQVAAAGETIDIADAAATKVFSTERIQRIGRLAEEIVGKYGNPAEQQTAELLDWLDSQTKRNLVITFGGGVNEVMREQVAASGLKVPRVPR; the protein is encoded by the coding sequence ATGTTCATCGAACTGACCCCGGAGCAGCGCCAGCTGCAAGCCGAATTGCGGCAGTACTTCGCCAATCTCATCTCGCCCGAGGAGCGGGCCGAGATGGAAGTCGACCGCCACGGCAAGGCCTACCGCGCGATCATCAAGCGGATGGGATCCGACGGCAAGCTCGGCGTGGGCTGGCCGAAGGAGTTCGGCGGCCACGGTTTCGGGCCGGTCGAGCAGTCGATCTTCGTCAACGAGGCTGCCCGGGCGGATGTTCCGCTGCCCGCCGTCACGCTGCAGACCGTCGGCCCCACCCTGCAGGTCTACGGCACCGAGGCGCAGAAGAAGAAGTTCCTGCCCGCCATCCTGGCCGGTGAGGTGCACTTCGCCATCGGGTACTCCGAGCCCGAGGCCGGCACCGACCTCGCGTCGCTGCGCACCTCCGCGGTGCGCCATGGCGATGAGTACATCGTCAACGGCCAGAAGATCTGGACCACCGGCGGACACGACGCCGACTACGTCTGGCTGGCCTGCCGCACCGATCCGGATGCGGTGAAGCACAAGGGGATTTCGATCCTCATCGTCGACACCACCGATCCGGGATACTCCTGGACTCCGATCATCTTGTCCGACGGCGCGCACCACACGAACGCCACCTACTACAACGATGTCCGTGTTCCGGCCGACATGCTCGTCGGCGAGGAGAATGCCGGGTGGCGGCTCATCACCACCCAGCTCAACCACGAACGGGTGATGCTCGGACCGGCGGGCAGGATCGCCGGCATCTACGACCGCGTGCACGAGTGGGCATCCAAGCCGGGCGGTAACGGTGTGACGCCGCTGGACCACGACGACGTACGTCGACTGCTGGGCGAGATCAAGGCGATCTGGCGAATCAACGAGCTGCTCAACTGGCAGGTCGCCGCCGCCGGCGAGACCATCGACATCGCGGATGCCGCTGCCACCAAGGTGTTTTCGACCGAGCGAATCCAGCGGATCGGGCGCCTGGCCGAGGAGATCGTCGGCAAGTACGGCAATCCGGCAGAGCAGCAGACCGCCGAACTGCTGGACTGGCTGGACTCCCAGACCAAGCGCAACCTGGTCATCACTTTCGGCGGTGGCGTCAACGAGGTGATGCGAGAACAGGTCGCAGCGTCGGGTCTCAAGGTGCCGAGGGTGCCTCGGTGA
- a CDS encoding acyl-CoA dehydrogenase family protein gives MDFTPDPEQQAVADVVTSVLDRENTWDALVSGGVTALGVPERLGGDGVGLPEVTTALTEIGRHGTVSPALATLGLGLIPLLDLASESQQDRFLSGVAKGAILSAALNEPGASLPDRPATTLAAGLLNGTKVAVPYAEQADWLVVTADNGVVVVSPQAPGVELTKTPTSTGGEEYAVTFTDVAVESDDVLDGATPHRVNQLAAAAIGAFAAGLVAGALKLTAGYVANREQFGRPLSTFQTVAAQLAEVYIASRTLALAANTVVWRLAEGRDADDDIDVLSYWLTSQAPPAMQTCHHLHGGMGMDITYPMHRYYSTIKDLTRLLGGPSYRLDLVGAQCSSN, from the coding sequence GTGGACTTCACTCCGGACCCGGAACAGCAGGCTGTCGCCGATGTGGTGACCTCCGTCCTGGATCGCGAGAATACATGGGACGCACTGGTTTCCGGTGGCGTCACCGCACTGGGCGTACCTGAGAGGCTGGGTGGCGACGGAGTCGGTCTGCCCGAGGTCACCACGGCGCTGACCGAGATCGGCCGCCACGGCACCGTGTCGCCGGCCTTGGCGACCCTGGGGCTGGGCCTGATCCCGCTGCTCGACCTGGCTTCCGAGTCGCAGCAGGACCGATTCCTGAGCGGGGTGGCCAAAGGAGCCATCCTCTCGGCAGCGCTCAACGAGCCCGGTGCCTCGTTGCCGGATCGCCCGGCGACCACGCTGGCCGCCGGCCTGCTCAACGGAACCAAGGTGGCGGTCCCCTACGCGGAGCAGGCCGACTGGCTGGTGGTCACCGCCGACAACGGGGTCGTCGTCGTCTCGCCGCAAGCCCCGGGTGTCGAGCTGACGAAGACGCCGACCTCCACCGGCGGTGAGGAATACGCCGTCACCTTCACCGACGTCGCCGTCGAGTCCGACGATGTACTCGACGGCGCGACCCCGCACCGGGTCAACCAACTGGCCGCCGCAGCCATCGGAGCGTTCGCGGCCGGACTGGTGGCAGGCGCACTGAAGCTGACGGCAGGCTATGTGGCCAACCGTGAGCAGTTCGGCAGGCCGCTGTCCACTTTCCAGACCGTGGCCGCTCAGCTCGCAGAGGTCTACATCGCCTCGCGGACACTGGCTTTGGCGGCCAATACGGTCGTGTGGCGGCTGGCCGAGGGCCGCGACGCCGATGATGACATCGACGTGCTGAGCTACTGGCTGACGTCGCAGGCGCCGCCCGCAATGCAGACCTGCCATCACCTGCACGGTGGTATGGGCATGGACATCACCTATCCCATGCACCGCTACTACTCCACGATCAAGGACCTCACCCGTCTGCTGGGTGGACCGTCTTATCGTCTCGACCTGGTGGGAGCGCAATGTTCATCGAACTGA
- a CDS encoding cytochrome P450, with product MPTPNLPHGFDFLDPDRNVKKLPVDELAELRKVAPIWWCEQPIGKGGFNDGGYWVVTKHKDVKEVSRRNDVFSSWENGAIPQFPDDMAREDIDLQRFVMLNMDGEHHDRLRRIISKGFTPRAVNRLQDELNDRAQAIAKAAAAEGAGDFVEQVSCELPLQAIAGLLGVPQEDREKLFRWSNEMTGGEDPEFAHVDPKQSSMEVLAYAMHMAGVKTANPGDDIVTALVNADIDGEKLSEDEFGFFVMMLAVAGNETTRNSITHGMIAFANHPEQWELYKKDRPATAADEIVRWATPVTAFQRTALEDVELGGVTIKKGQRVSMFYRSANFDEEVFDDPHTFNILRDPNPHVGFGGTGVHYCIGANLARMTINLMFNAVADHMPDLTSIGTPERLRSGWLNGIKHWQVDYTGKTPATV from the coding sequence ATGCCAACCCCCAACCTGCCGCACGGATTCGACTTCCTGGATCCGGACCGCAACGTCAAGAAGTTGCCGGTCGACGAGCTCGCTGAGCTGCGTAAGGTCGCGCCGATCTGGTGGTGCGAGCAGCCTATCGGAAAGGGCGGCTTCAATGACGGTGGCTATTGGGTGGTCACCAAGCACAAGGACGTCAAAGAGGTATCCCGGCGCAACGACGTCTTCTCCAGTTGGGAGAACGGCGCCATCCCACAGTTCCCGGACGACATGGCGCGTGAGGACATCGACCTGCAGCGCTTCGTCATGCTCAACATGGATGGTGAGCACCACGACCGGCTGCGCCGCATCATTTCCAAGGGTTTCACGCCGCGGGCGGTCAATCGCTTGCAGGACGAACTGAACGATCGGGCCCAGGCCATCGCCAAGGCGGCCGCCGCCGAGGGCGCCGGTGACTTCGTCGAGCAGGTGTCCTGTGAGCTTCCGCTGCAGGCGATCGCCGGGCTTCTCGGTGTGCCGCAAGAGGATCGGGAGAAGTTGTTCCGCTGGTCCAACGAGATGACCGGCGGTGAGGATCCCGAGTTCGCCCACGTCGATCCGAAGCAGTCCTCGATGGAGGTGCTGGCCTATGCCATGCACATGGCCGGGGTCAAGACGGCCAACCCCGGCGACGACATCGTCACGGCTCTGGTGAACGCGGACATCGACGGCGAGAAGCTCTCCGAGGACGAGTTCGGCTTCTTCGTGATGATGCTGGCCGTCGCCGGCAACGAGACCACCCGCAACTCGATCACGCACGGCATGATCGCCTTCGCCAACCACCCGGAGCAGTGGGAACTGTACAAGAAGGATCGTCCGGCCACCGCGGCCGACGAGATCGTCCGATGGGCCACCCCGGTCACCGCGTTCCAGCGCACGGCGCTCGAAGACGTCGAACTCGGCGGTGTGACCATCAAGAAGGGCCAGCGCGTCTCGATGTTCTACCGCTCGGCGAACTTCGACGAGGAAGTGTTCGACGATCCGCACACGTTCAACATCCTGCGCGATCCCAACCCGCACGTGGGCTTCGGCGGCACCGGTGTGCACTACTGCATCGGCGCGAACCTCGCGAGGATGACCATCAACCTGATGTTCAACGCCGTCGCTGACCACATGCCCGATCTCACCTCTATCGGCACGCCGGAGCGGTTACGTTCAGGATGGCTCAACGGCATCAAGCACTGGCAGGTCGACTACACCGGTAAGACACCGGCCACCGTCTAG
- a CDS encoding steroid 3-ketoacyl-CoA thiolase, with protein sequence MGNPVIVEATRSPIGKRGGWLSGLHATELLGAVQKALVEKAGIDPNEVEQVIGGCVTQYGEQSNNITRVAWLTAGLPEQVGATTVDCQCGSAQQANHLIAGLIATGAIDVGIACGIEAMSRVGLGANAGPDRSLIRAASWDIDMPDQFTAAERIAKRRGITREDLDHLGFLSQQKAKRAWDEHRFDREISPIEAPILDENKQPTAERHFVSRDQGLRETTLEGLAGLKPVMEGASHTAGTSSQISDGAAAVLWMDEDKAKALGLKPRARIVSQALVGAETYYHLDGPVQSTTRVLEKAGMKLGDIDLVEINEAFASVVLSWAQVHDADMEKVNVNGGAIALGHPVGSTGSRLITTALHELERTDQSTALITMCAGGALSTGTIIERI encoded by the coding sequence ATGGGTAATCCTGTCATCGTCGAAGCCACCCGCAGCCCGATCGGAAAGCGCGGCGGCTGGCTGTCCGGCCTGCATGCCACCGAGTTGCTCGGTGCCGTCCAGAAGGCGCTCGTGGAGAAGGCCGGGATCGACCCGAATGAGGTCGAGCAGGTCATCGGCGGCTGCGTCACCCAGTACGGCGAGCAGTCCAACAACATCACCCGGGTGGCCTGGCTGACGGCCGGCCTGCCCGAGCAGGTCGGTGCCACCACCGTCGACTGCCAGTGCGGCAGTGCCCAGCAGGCCAACCACCTGATCGCCGGTCTGATCGCCACCGGTGCGATCGACGTCGGGATCGCCTGCGGTATCGAAGCGATGAGCCGGGTGGGGCTGGGGGCCAACGCCGGTCCGGACCGCTCGCTGATCCGCGCTGCCTCGTGGGACATCGACATGCCCGATCAGTTCACCGCCGCCGAGCGCATCGCCAAGCGCCGCGGCATCACCCGCGAGGACCTCGACCACTTGGGCTTCCTGTCCCAGCAGAAGGCTAAGCGGGCCTGGGACGAGCACCGATTCGACCGCGAGATTTCACCCATCGAGGCTCCGATCCTCGACGAGAACAAGCAGCCCACCGCCGAGCGCCACTTCGTCAGTCGCGACCAGGGCCTGCGGGAGACCACGCTGGAGGGGCTGGCCGGCCTCAAGCCGGTGATGGAGGGTGCCAGCCACACCGCCGGTACCTCGTCGCAGATCTCCGACGGGGCGGCCGCCGTGCTGTGGATGGACGAAGACAAGGCCAAGGCTCTCGGCCTCAAACCGCGTGCCCGCATCGTCAGCCAGGCGCTCGTCGGCGCCGAAACCTACTACCACCTCGACGGCCCGGTGCAGTCCACCACGCGAGTGTTGGAGAAGGCCGGCATGAAGCTCGGCGACATCGACCTGGTCGAGATCAACGAGGCGTTCGCCTCGGTGGTGCTCAGCTGGGCGCAGGTCCACGACGCCGATATGGAGAAGGTCAACGTCAACGGTGGCGCGATCGCCCTGGGCCACCCGGTGGGCAGCACCGGCAGCCGGCTGATCACGACCGCACTGCACGAACTCGAGCGCACCGACCAGAGCACCGCCCTGATCACCATGTGTGCCGGCGGTGCGCTGTCGACCGGGACGATCATCGAGCGGATCTAA
- a CDS encoding nitroreductase family deazaflavin-dependent oxidoreductase yields MPKPRPKGLDTPATKFIIKWMSRAQTAVYKATKGKIGGSFLEGAPVALLTTIGRKSGEPRVAPLLYLREGDRIVLVASQGGSDKHPLWYLNLKANPKVKVQIKDEVLELTARDATEAEREEYWPKLTAIYKAFDDYKSWTDRVIPVVICDP; encoded by the coding sequence TTGCCCAAACCCCGGCCCAAGGGCCTCGATACGCCGGCCACCAAGTTCATCATCAAGTGGATGTCGCGGGCACAGACCGCGGTGTACAAGGCGACCAAGGGCAAGATCGGCGGCAGTTTCCTCGAGGGCGCGCCGGTGGCGCTGCTGACGACGATCGGCCGCAAGAGCGGTGAGCCGCGGGTCGCGCCGTTGCTCTACCTACGCGAGGGTGATCGGATCGTGCTGGTGGCATCCCAGGGCGGCAGCGACAAGCACCCGTTGTGGTACCTCAATCTCAAGGCCAACCCGAAGGTCAAGGTCCAGATCAAGGACGAGGTGCTGGAGCTGACGGCCCGCGATGCCACGGAAGCGGAGCGCGAGGAGTACTGGCCGAAACTGACCGCTATCTACAAGGCCTTCGACGACTACAAGTCCTGGACCGACCGGGTGATTCCGGTCGTGATTTGCGACCCGTAG
- a CDS encoding SDR family oxidoreductase, translated as MGLLDGRVVIVTGAGGGIGRAHALAFAAEGARVVVNDIGVGLDGSPAGGGSAAQGVVDEIVAAGGEAVANGSNVADWAQAEALIQTAVDSFGGLDVLVNNAGIVRDRMFVNTSEEEFDAVIAVHLKGHFATMKHASTYWRAKSKAGEAVDARIINTSSGAGLQGSVGQANYSAAKAGIAALTLVAAAEMSRIGVTVNAIAPSARTRMTETVFADMMSTQDQDFDAMAPENISPLVVWLGSVESRDVTGRVFEVEGGIIRVAEGWARGADIDKGARWDPAELGPVVTDLLAKSREPLPVFGA; from the coding sequence ATGGGTTTGCTCGACGGCCGAGTGGTCATCGTCACGGGTGCCGGTGGCGGTATCGGGCGCGCGCACGCGCTGGCATTCGCCGCCGAAGGGGCGCGGGTGGTGGTCAATGACATCGGCGTCGGGCTCGACGGATCCCCGGCCGGTGGAGGTAGCGCCGCCCAGGGCGTGGTCGACGAAATCGTCGCCGCCGGTGGGGAAGCCGTCGCCAACGGCTCCAACGTCGCCGACTGGGCGCAGGCCGAGGCACTGATCCAGACTGCCGTGGACAGTTTCGGCGGGCTCGACGTCCTGGTCAACAATGCCGGCATCGTGCGGGACCGGATGTTCGTCAACACTTCCGAAGAGGAGTTCGACGCCGTCATCGCCGTGCACCTCAAGGGACACTTCGCGACCATGAAGCATGCCAGCACGTACTGGCGGGCCAAGTCCAAGGCCGGCGAGGCGGTCGATGCCCGCATCATCAACACCAGCTCGGGCGCCGGGCTGCAGGGCAGCGTGGGCCAGGCCAACTACAGCGCCGCCAAAGCCGGTATCGCGGCCCTGACCCTTGTCGCCGCCGCTGAGATGAGCCGAATCGGGGTGACGGTCAACGCGATCGCACCCTCGGCGCGCACCCGCATGACCGAGACTGTCTTCGCCGACATGATGTCCACCCAGGATCAGGACTTCGACGCGATGGCGCCGGAGAACATCTCGCCGCTGGTGGTCTGGCTCGGCAGCGTCGAGTCGCGCGACGTCACCGGCCGGGTGTTCGAGGTCGAGGGTGGCATCATCCGCGTCGCCGAGGGTTGGGCCCGCGGTGCCGACATCGACAAGGGGGCGCGCTGGGATCCCGCCGAGCTCGGTCCGGTGGTCACCGACCTGCTGGCCAAGTCCCGCGAGCCGCTGCCGGTGTTCGGCGCCTAA
- a CDS encoding SDR family oxidoreductase — MSGINLQLSGRVVLVTGGVRGVGAGISAVFAEQGATVVTCARRPVEGLPYPFHGCDVRDPEAVAAMIDAIVAEHGRLDVVVNNAGGSPYVPAADASPKFHQKIIELNLLGMLHVSQAANAVMQQQPRGGSIVSISSVSAGRPSPGTAAYSAAKAGVESLTTTLAVEWAPKVRVNALVVGMVETEQVELFYGDAESQAAVAATIPLDRLAKPADIGWAAAFLASDAASYISGAKMAVHGGGEPPAYLSASSANK, encoded by the coding sequence GTGAGCGGTATCAACCTGCAACTGAGCGGCCGGGTGGTCCTCGTGACGGGCGGTGTGCGCGGCGTCGGTGCGGGCATCAGCGCGGTCTTCGCCGAGCAGGGTGCCACCGTCGTGACCTGCGCCCGGCGCCCCGTCGAGGGCTTGCCGTACCCGTTCCACGGCTGCGATGTCCGTGATCCGGAGGCCGTGGCCGCCATGATCGATGCCATCGTGGCCGAGCACGGTCGTCTCGATGTGGTGGTGAACAATGCAGGCGGCTCGCCCTACGTGCCGGCCGCCGACGCATCGCCGAAGTTTCACCAGAAGATCATCGAACTCAATCTCCTTGGCATGCTCCATGTCTCGCAGGCCGCCAACGCCGTCATGCAGCAGCAGCCCCGCGGCGGATCGATCGTGTCGATCTCGTCGGTCAGCGCCGGTCGCCCGTCGCCGGGAACCGCGGCCTACAGCGCCGCCAAGGCCGGCGTCGAAAGCCTCACGACCACCCTTGCGGTGGAGTGGGCGCCGAAGGTCCGGGTCAACGCCCTCGTGGTGGGCATGGTCGAGACCGAGCAGGTCGAGTTGTTCTACGGTGACGCCGAGTCACAGGCGGCGGTGGCCGCGACCATCCCGCTGGACCGATTGGCCAAGCCTGCCGATATCGGCTGGGCCGCAGCATTTCTCGCTTCTGACGCTGCCTCATACATCAGTGGGGCCAAGATGGCGGTGCACGGTGGTGGCGAGCCGCCGGCATATCTGTCCGCCTCCAGCGCAAACAAGTAA